The window CGATCACAAATTTTGTGAATGTAACTATTTCGCCATCTTCTATCAAACCTCAAATTCCTCTCTTGTCTATGCAAGTTGATCTTTCTCCAGTTCTTGAAGAAAATATGTATGTCGGATTCTCTGCTTCGACTGGCTTGCTTGCAAGTTCCCATTATATTTTGGGTTGGAGCTTTTCCATTAATGGAGAAGCTAAATCCTTGGATTTGGGTTATCTCCCTTCACTTCCGGCACCGAAGAAAAAACCCATTACCATGATTGTAAGCATTTCTGTGGTGGGATCTGTGATTTTAATATTGGCTTCAATCTTGATTGCTATTTTCTTGTTTAAGAAGATCAAGAATGTTGAGGTTATAGAATCATGGGAGCTTGAAATTGGCCCACACCGGTACAAGTACCAAGAACTCAAGAAGGCCACAAGAGGTTTCAAGGACAGTGAGCTACTCGGGTCTGGAGGATTCGGCAGGGTTTATAGAGGGACTTTGCATCATCCGAAAATCCAAGTTGCAGTAAAGCGTATCTCGCATGAATCGAAACAAGGTGTGCGTGAATTCGTGTCTGAAATTTCCAGCATCGGCAGGCTCCGCCATAGAAATTTGGTTCAGCTTCTCGGGTGGTGCAGATGCGGCGGTGATCTTCTTTTAGTCTATGAGTTTATGCCGAATGGAAGCTTGGATAAGTGGTTGTTTGATGAGCCAAAATATGTACTTAGTTGGAATCAAAGATTCAAGATTATCAAAGGTGTTGCATCTGGTTTACTGTACTTGCATGAAGGATAGGAACAGATTGTGTTACACAGGGATGTTAAGGCCAGTAATGTGTTAATTGACATTGAGATGAATGGGAAACTTGGAGATTTCGGACTGGCAAAATTATACGATCATGGGTCGAACCCGAGCACAACACGAGTGGTGGGTACACTGGGTTACCTTGCACCAGAACTTTCAAGAACCGGGAAAGCTACCACAAGTTCTGATGTATTTGCATTTGGGGCTTTATTACTCGAAGTCGTGTGTGGGCGTAGGCCAATCGAGTCGAAATCTGATCCAGAAGATTTAGTCTTGGTGGACTACGTTTGGAAGAAATGGAAAGAAGGGCGAGTTCTTGATGTGGTTGATAAACAAATGGAGGGCGATTTCAATGAGAATGAGGTATTGATGGTACTTAAGTTGGGACTGATGTGTTCAAGTAACGATCCTACGGGACGACCCACTACGAGACAGGTTCTGAGTTACATGGAACATGAGATTGAAATGCCAGAGATTGTGAAGGCACCGGGGGGTGGTAGCGACGTCGATGGCGGATTTGAAAATTATCTGTACTCGTATGCATCTTCTTCGTTCGACAAGACAACTAGTTCTTTTGGTGGAGATGTGGATCAGAGTTCTACATCCATGGTTACTTGTATTTCCACTCACCCTCTCCTACATGTCAATAGTTTAAGGGAAGCTAGATAGGCATATTAATTGTTGCCTCAATTTGATGCATTCCTTACaaaaatttattgtattttGGATGGTAACAGAAGCCAAGATACTATTCATCGTGTCATCCAAATAATTTATGAATTCTGATGTTCGAACTCGGTTATTCAAATGAACTAATATGTCTCCTATTGTTTACCTATAAGATTTTGCATGTGAAGTCGGAAGGAATTGTCTACCCATCAACTTAAAGTTGTTagaataagatgtataaagcaACAGTGATTTTATATTCAAAAGGCGAGCTACATTAACCTACGAACTAAATATCGATTAAGcttaaaatttgatatatatatatatatatatatatatatatatatatatatatatatatatatatattacaaagCCTTAACATTAAAAAGTTCAAGGCAGAAAGCAGTAATGTTACGAAGTGCTTCAGTACATGTAAATTGCGACGAATTTAGCCAATCCTTGGTGTACTACACACTTTTCCAGTGGAATCCACGAAGATCCGGACCCGATCCGTTCGGTAATCCTTGGTGATACACGAATCGGGTGGAACCACATGGATACTGATCCCTTCACCCATCTCTTCCTTAATCGTCCTCTCTGCTTCATCTGCTGTTAATCCcactacttcatcccaatgatgTTTTCCCACGTCTATGACTTCCTCGTACTGCTGATCAtattaacttaaaaataaagattaaaaaaatatattgaaaaaaaaagacGAAAAAGAAACCCAAATCATAAATTACGGATCTTGAACAGGGCAAACAAGAAAATTGGATACCTGGTGGAAATGGCGGGTCGATGGATGGTTTGTCGGAGACATCTTCGGGTTGGGTTTCTTTCTCAGCCATTAGTGGAGGTCAAGGTACGAGTGATTATTATGAATATTATggctatatatattttatattgatttaatGATTGCAGTATGGTGGGATCAAGAATGACTCGGGGATAAAACAAAAACGTTATCTTTATTTTATCCTTTACTTTGAACATGTCGATCCAGGCATTTGACGTGGATTCAGAAAAGAAATAAGAATCCTATTCTGGATCTATCGAGATACGGTTACTTGGCATTTGGCATGGGTtttcatttgtttttttaaGAACGTGGGTTTTGTTTTGATTATGGTATTTTGgtaatttttagtttttttttttaaaaaaaattgagaaaccCGAATTAAGTTTGATATGAAAATAGACAGATGACCAAATTGATTGTGTgtgaataatttcaaatatacagATGACTGAAATTGATTGGGCGTTACACGGGGAGTATCAAAGAATGAAGCTTCGTCTGAAATAATGTAGCCATTGAATGCATTCATTTTGCCACAATTGCAGAAGCAGTAGGTAATTAAGTAAGGTCGAATTTGGGTCCGCTTATGTTTTACTCCACTAGACTCGTGGTTTTGTCCATGTCAAATTGGTGCcctcaaaaattttaaactacAAAAATCACAAATGCTGCCCTTTTCGAGACCGCCGTTGAATGAAAACGATGTaattttttgcttttttttcaatgataaaattcaaaaaaatcttTTGAAGATTGTTACATTTAGCTCTGTTTCTGTTACCTCTGGCCTTAGCAGCTTCCGAGTTTTCTTTCACCTGTAACGGATTCAGATCAACAAATGTCACCAAACAGAAAACAGGCCACGTCTTTTATCCCAACCCCTTTAACTTCAACAACTCGATCGGACGATGGTTCGGTTCTTTCCTTTTCCACCAGCTTTGTGTTTGTTATAGTGCCTCCGCACCAGCCTGTGGGCGGTCACTGCATGGCTTTTGTGATTGCCTCGACACCGGGGTGTCTTCCCACTATTTTGATCACATTATTCATCTGTCCATCACACGCACATAAAAGTATTTTTGTTTTCACTTccattaaatattataaattttacaattataacatattaaaattaaacaTATGAAACATAATTTTTATCCACATCTTAGTATCTGTATTATTTCTAAAATTGcatatatcttattttaaatttcctAAAATACATCTAACCCctagttaaaaataaaaaatttaatatcgaAAATAATGTCATTTTTAGTGTCGTACCTGTGATTGTCAATGCCTGAGTTGAATTTAAAAAGTTGGACATcaagaaaataaaatgtgtttgtttttaaaattaaagaaatGGTTCAAAATTAGTGAGGTGTATTCAATCCAGAATTTTGATGACTTTAAATgactttttcaaatgataaaatttTACGGattttatagatttttattgaattttacagaatctcacagatttataaacaaatttatgtgAATTCATAgtagacttttttgcaagatttttattgacttttacagaatctcacatatttataaacaaatttatgttgattcaTTTAGactttttggaagatttttatagacttttgtgcaattttttttataagttatataaattttgtacttaattataacatattattttttattaatttctttgaactaataattatttgacatatataacatattcatttagaaataatttttcaatatttatattaataaataaaattacttatttaacgtaaaatcatttaatacttACATGTGTGTATATGTGAGTTTgtatgcatgtttgtaaatttttaaaaatacattaattGATTAATATGTAACCTTGTTTTTGAATTGATAATATACATGtgaaaagaatattatttatcattgtgtggatataattttgtataaaaaaatcatagcttacatattaattgaaaatgttaaaaagaatttaaaaaatcatgatTATTGCGAAgttattcaattattaagaattaaacggaatttttttgggttatcttttattattattgaatattacattaatttgtataaattataaattaaaaatcacaaaatcaattctagaATTCAACATTTTCTatgatattaaataaaaattattaaatgaacaataagcaaaaaatgaaaaattaaaaggaaatatgaaaatatatatagagacacattttgaaaatttgaaagagtgaTAGAGATAGATGAGATGAGAGAAGATAAGAAAATATGTGATGTGAAGCAACATAGTGAAAAATAAATAGCTTGTGTacgagttagaagttttaaaaatccatccaAATATTTGGGTTGAACCTAATACAATTTCTGACAATTTATAATTGTACTTTTGACTTTAATATTTGTATATTAATGAATTTCATgaagttattaaaagtctattgaaaatttgaatacttTTAGACTTTcatagagttttaaaaagtcaatgttgaatacctctagactttcatagagttttaaaaagtcaatgttgaatatcacttgactttttaaaactctatgAAAGTCTATTTTAAATACCACTAGACTTCTATAGAACATGCAAAAATCTTAATTAAATACATCTAGtattttaaaatctacaaaataaataaaaatcaattattCTCCTGCATTGAATACACATCCCTTAAACTTGTCTGAGCATGTTCTCCGGATATGAACATGAGCCGATAGGCTGATAGGCTCACTCGACTCATATCAGTTACTTGTCTGCGCATGTCCCGCgtaataaataaatacataaaaacAGAAGAAGATTTAGAAATTACAGGTCATACAAAGTGAATCTCACCCTTTTATCCAAAACTCACGAGGATTCCTCAGCACTCGTTTATCCATCCTTATCCACTTATTTCTTGCAGCATAAACTTCTATAAACCACGATTATTAAATATTCTTCACTCACAAATGGCTTCCATCGCCCTCTTCTCCACTTGTTCGATCAACCAATCCGCGCCACGATCAGCATTCTCGGGTCCAAAGCTTTCTGCGCAATGTACTCCGCTAAGGAGTTCGAAGAGAAAGCCTCTCACGGTGGTCGCCGCCGCCGGTGATGTTGCATCCGACAGTACCGTCTATCTGTTCGCCGGAGCCGCCGCCGTGGCGTTGATCGGGACCGCTTTCCCTATTCTCTTCTCCCGCAAAGACCTGTAACGAATTCTCAACTCTAATTTCATTACAttagttatttaattaataagtaATAAATcgattatataatttaaatgtattattttattttatctattaCCCGGCCGTTCTATATGTTAACGTGTAGGACAATTAAATTTTGAATGTCcttaatatttatgaaaataaatagCTTACTTTTTTATAATGTCAGGAATGTTGGTATGGTATACATTGTATTTTAAGATCATGTAATCTATCAAATTAGTTATCCAGTGTATCAACCGATGTGTTGTTCGATCATTCAATATTTTATTACACGTAAAATTTACTCGATGTAGCATAGAATAAACAATATGTGCGATAACAATCTAATTGTAATGATATAACGAATTGAAATTTGCATTTGATAAACAATGTGTATGTGTTGAACTAAATATGTGTTTGGGTTCAATctgtaaaatttattttatttgttaaatTATAGGTGCACGGTATGCGATGGAGCAGGGTTTGTGAGGAAATCCGGGTCGACCCTGAAAGCAAATGCAGCAAGAAAAGATGAACCACAAATTGTATGTCCGAACTGCAAGGGTCTAGGCAAGCTCAACCAGATCGACAAATAGATCGAAACCTACGACTAATTATGTTCAATTCGTATCGATCCCAAGTTTTCTGATTACCTAATAATTTTTCACTTTTGCATAAACGATTTTAAAGTTACCGTCTTTCATTTGTTGTATATCGTTCTGTTTTGATTGATTATGATACGGGCTTGCCAATTgtatcgatatatatatatatatatatatatatgtgcgtATTTTTTACCCGTTTGAGCTTGGGAGCCGTTGTAAAATAAAGAATTTGAGGGAGATGGATTTCTCATGGAGAAATTGAAGAATTTGGGGTTTTATTTTGCTAATACAATAAAACCCTCTCTCGGTATTTTGCAAAATAATAGATAtcccgtgagacgatctcagatatttttatctgtgaggCTGATTTTTCGGATCAATAActataatgaaaaataatattttagagaTAAAGTTTTTTTATGAGTTAGGTCGATTCggagatctgtctcataaaatggTCTCAAAAGCGTTTTTGTTTTTGCAAAATATTGTtacattatttttcttttatatttttaaataatgatctcagatattaaataaaaaataatatcagAATGTTAAACATGATGTCCTAGTCATACAAGTCAAGATTGTTGACTATGATGTGAAGCGTGTGTTCGTAGACTTAGGGAGCTCGGTAAACGTTATCTTTCATAAAGCTCCTTGACCAAATGAACTTGAAGGGCTACAAGTCAGGAACCAGTGTGTGACATCAGTTTCACATGAGGAAGCCTACTCATTATTATATTGGACTTTATATTCCGAATTTCAAAACATTTATTGGAGAGCAATTGTGATTCATAATGTTTTCTTAAAGGTTCTTTTTTGGAAAGTCTAATCTCACTTCTTATGGGATCCACCGCATCCAACGGTTCAACTACATGGAGATTATTACTTAGGATAGAATTTTCCTTCGTTTTTCGATACAAGAGACATCTTCAGAACAATTATAAATTCAGATTTTAAACAAATTgaaagctttttttttttttttttttttgtaaaaagaaTGTTTGAATTCGGTTTTCTGAGGGGACAAATTTTAAGTTTACAGAACCTCAAAAGTTAGTTTAAAGATTAGAATTGtccaaatctatatatataactcCGAGGAACTATATCCAACCGACTGTGAttctaaaattatatttaaactaaTAGTTTTACTAATTATAATCAAGAGTTacaattttaagtttttgggaTACTAAAGTATATTACAATAGAAcatgtatatatgtgtgtgtgttgcaaaatataaattaaaataagatgataatatttaattttattttagaaaaaaaaacataatttcAGAAAACAAAACAAGGCGGCTTGATTCGTTGCCTATCAAATACAAGAAATGTTTGGTTTTACTAGAAAACtttagattttaaaaaaaaaaaaaaaaaacaaacaaggatATGTACGTATAAAACCTAGGACATCCTCATAACTACGACTTACAACTACAAAATCAGTAGGAGAAACAAAGAAATGAAGCTGCAGGCATGCAAACTGGGAAAACAATAAACCTAATCCCAAGCCTCTCTTCTCGGAGCCGCGGTTCCGAAGAACAGTTCGAGCTCCGGCGACTGGAAGTATCCATTCTTGGGCGGCTGAGGCTTGGTGGGCCGCTCATTCTTCTTCTTCCTCGGCGGCGGAGGACATACCAGCCGCGCCGGTATTCGACACTCCTGGTTCTTGGGGGTTGTGCAACCTTGCTCCACCTCCATTATTCCACAGTCGCTCGCTCGCAATAATAATATGTGATTCCTCCTTCAATTAATAACTTTACAAAAAAGAATGCAAAATTTAATGAAGAATAATAAATATAAGGGGAATATGGAACAGTTACTAGGTTCGTTTTATATAGAATTCTGTCATTTTAAGTGAGTATATATATTTAGGTAGGGTGTATGGGTAGTGAGTGGGGGAGGAGGAACAGTTAAGGTGACAGTTAAGAGTGGGGTGGCACCGACTTCTTTGGCGGAGGTGGTGAGGCTGGCCCACGACCTCGGTTCAAATAGGGCGGCGCCGGATTTTGGGAGGGAAGGAATTTCATTTGCATTTCTATTTTTTGGTAActcaaattatttattattatcataCTAATTTGATTAATCATTGTATGAGGTAGATACCAGTTCTTCCTTTtatatgttctaaatttaaatattcaaagTTGCAAATagattaaaataaattgaaactatattttttaatataaaaaaatctcaTAAAATTACGGTAGTTTAAAGATTATTCTTTTAGGAAAACTACATTTTTTGTTCAGTATTTTGTACTTTTTCATTTAGGCTCTATTAACGGTGAATTCGGATTTTTAGTAATATAACTTacatattgtttttatttttatttttagtttttacGTTGAACTTTTGTTTTTAGTCTTGTAACTTACATATTGTTGTCATTTTTATCCTTTAACTTATGTTTGTTTCATTTTCGATCTTTTATTACTGACAAACATGATGGATTTCGATCAAAAAgatcaaaatgaaaaataattaagttatatgactaaaaatttaaatttaccgTAACATGATCAAAAacgaaaaaaatacaaattacattactaaaaatacaaaatattgtTAATAAGACCAAACATGACAAATGTACAAATTATAGaacaaaaaatataattctccttttttttaatagaaaatgTAAAAGTAACAAACACTTGTGTGTGTATGAGATGAACAGAAACAGGCTCCTAATCTGTCTCTTTGGCTCGGCTTTCCttctctttattttttattctgtaaatctatactatctatactatattatcTATTATGAGTGAATTAGAAAAACTGATTGAAGAGGACACCAAAATCTCTTCTCTTTTTATCCTCCTCTTCAACAAcacatataaattataataattctAACCACGTCAATCATACATCTGAAATCTTCTCAATTTTAAAAAACCTTACGGTTAGTATTTTTAACGCAAAAAACCAGCTTTCTTTTTTCTagcataatattattatattttttattaaaattaagttTAATAAAGAAATAGATTTTTTGTCATACACAACAATGTGTACAAACACACTAATTATAATATTCATATAAAATTACAAATGTCAAATATTCGTTATAAATTGATTAAACAATATttcaaatatcaaatattatgttACATGCAATGCGTGTGTATCAGCCGCTAGCATATGATTAAGACAAGACATAATTAGGTaaggttaattttttttagaaaaaaatatggGGCATAATTGGAACGACATTCGTTCGTCGGTTGAAGGTTGAACCAAGTACATTTAGGGTTGACACAGTCAACACTAATTTTTCGTGGAGACCAAGATTTGGGTCAAAATTGGCAGCTTCAAACTTTCAAGTCTTCCTACGACGACTTAGGTAAGAGGTATTTTTGTTTCTTCGAAAATAATACCTTGATGCAACAACATCAACGACCAAACACTTCCCAGAATACAACGATCTCGTCTTGTTCCGGAGTTGCGCGATTCGGAGCTAAGACTTCATTGAATACCCAACTTACTTTGTCACAACAAAATCAAGGAGATATATGCCCATATAAATTTGAAAAGTTGTCTTGGACACACTCGATAGACTAAATTACGTATGTTTTTAGAAGGAGAGGACAAAATTTCCAATTAGGcatattgatgatatttcatATATCTTACCATAATCTTCGGTTCAAATGAATATAATATAAGACAATAACTtgtgtgagatcgtctcacgggtcatattcgtgagacggctctcttatttgggtcatccatgaaaaagtattactttttatgctaagagtattactttttattttgaatatgagtagggttgaaccgtctcacaaattaacatccgtgagacggtctcacattagaCCCACTCATAATATAAGGTCATATCAATATATGGTAGCATTAGTGTAAATTAAAGGTAGAAACGGTCATAACGTATGTTTAGCAAATGAATAGCCATGAATTCTACATTAATATAATTAATCTAAAATAACTATCATTAATATTAGTAATGATTTCGTAAATTATATTTCTTTgagatataaaattaatttgtattttCCTAACATAAGATGTAGTGTTAAAATTTAGGGACAAGCCTATATGTTTAAAATAGGACACGACATATTGCAAGCAACTACCATATTATTATATCGCAATAACAAATGGAGGAGGACTGGATCAGATTTTTTTGCCAAAATGAATGTCTAGTCTAATAAAAACACGTTCTAAAACATGAGATCGAATGTAAGGCAAGTCTAATAAGAGAACGAATATGGATGACATTAATACTAGGAAtgataaatatatatgttgTCTTCTAAAGATTGAGCTCAGAACAAGAACATCATTGATACAGTTTTTGTGTGATCGTGTGATCACTTTGTTGTAGAGAGGAGCTGCTGGAGTTTTTGGGAGTGCACGTGTAGGTcggctgaggagttcttgcatAGAATAAAATATACGAGAGCCGAGCCTATTTTGATGAGACGTTTTTGTGTGATCGGGTAATCACTTTACAGCGTATGAGAGCTGCTGGATTTTTCTGAACAAACACAGAGTTCATATATTGAAGATTTTCGTGTTGAAGATTTTGTGTTACCATGTTGCCAATTGGTGTTGACAGCACTCAAGAACAACACTGATGCAGAGTGTTAATCGAAGAGTGGTTTCGTTTGGTTATAAGCAATGCGTGCATGTTTTATGCATCTATTATTTGGTTTGAgtttttatgcatatttttaATTCCTTCGAGTGTCAAGGAATTTAGTTTTGTTAttttcactagtattgttttttgtgtaaacgatttacatatttttctagtgaaatttttgccatgaggcatcgcacaagtattCATACTTATGCATAATTTAAAACTgatgtttatttattaaaattatatttgtgtgttaatAATTATTTTCCGCTAACACTAACTACTGATATAcacaaatatatttatttcatgtaCAATAATTCCTTACAGATATGTTATCCATGTATCATATACACCAATGAGACGACACTCATATACATTTAAATATAGAGTGTCGCCTCATTGTAATCTCAGTAGATTAATAATCATGACTTTGTCATCGTCCAAAGCCACCGGCAATCACGTACGAATGCTATTACATGAACTCATTGACCCAGGTCGAGTCCAAATCAACTTCCGATCATGACAACAACTGATCAACTGAATTTTATTACAACGCCAATCATTCAACGTGTTATTTCTATCTCATTTTCACTTCTGATCAAAACCATAACCCAGTGAATTTGATAACCCAAGAAACATGGGAAAATCTGTCTTAACCGGAAATTTGACCTCGAATTCAAAACATAACTCCATTGTCCTAGCTGTTAGCTGGAGTTGGTACCAAATTCCCTTTTTTCTAACCGTtcgagaaagaaagaaaccattaTTAGAGTACGTACGCTAATAAATACAATAGCTCCAAACAAAAGAATATGAGTCCGTTGTAGTTCGATCTTGAGATTGTTTGAACCCgtaaatacttaaacaaccttTTTAAAACTTCAAGCTAAACCTTTGTTAATTCAAGGAGCCAATCAACTTAGTTCAGTTATAATATCAGTAAAACAGCCTATCTTCTGTCTGAAAAATAGCAAACTATTCATACGATATGAATTGATTCTTTGTaataattattcaaaatattaaaCTAATTACGTAAAATTTGATTGTAGTGTGATTATCATAATGTTGTAACAATATAATAGGCCGCCAACAGGCACAAAATGAATCGAATTATATATCAGTTTTTTACTCCATTTCCCCaagctcgaccgacaactattACCACACGTGTGAGATTCCTACGAGTCAGCATTGGTTTGACTGTTTTTCCTTCGTCTACTCTCGGACGGCCTAATTAATGATAAGTAGGCGACGGCTAACCGTTCATTATATTAAGTGCTTGATTTAATGGTCTTCGGACTTGTGCAATAAGTCAAGGGAACATGAAATCAAAACGATTATTTGTAATTCtgattttcagaaaaatatgaATTGTATCAGTTGAATCACATTAAATTCTTAGTGTTGGGGAAGCTAATATTAATTGCGCTAATCAAATAGTTCGACGAAAGATGATATTTAAGATGTTGTACAGTTTAAATACAATTCACTATGCCCATGATAAAACATGATATTAAATGAGTACTTTAAAAATATGATGTGTTTTGGACAATGTATGTTATGCTTTATTTACTCGGACATCCAATATTAGtacattattttttaataatgccACATATACAACTAATATATCGCTACATTGATATTTAAGACATTATATCGTGAGATTTTCTAATTATATAGATTTTGTATTTAATGTTCGGTGATATTTTGACAAattgaatttttatattaaatttttgtgATGTACAAATTGATATACAAATATTGATGTACAAATAACATCACTCTTTTACCCCCAACGGTCCCTTAAGTTAGAGTCTTGACTACTAATAAGTAATAGAATTTTGCTGGAAAGAATCTTGACGTTTCAGTTCCTGAtaagaaaacaataaagccaTGCAGTTAGTAAGTGGGTGAGAATAgagttttgaaattaaatgcaAAAATTCC is drawn from Primulina eburnea isolate SZY01 chromosome 10, ASM2296580v1, whole genome shotgun sequence and contains these coding sequences:
- the LOC140842511 gene encoding uncharacterized protein, which codes for MASIALFSTCSINQSAPRSAFSGPKLSAQCTPLRSSKRKPLTVVAAAGDVASDSTVYLFAGAAAVALIGTAFPILFSRKDLCTVCDGAGFVRKSGSTLKANAARKDEPQIVCPNCKGLGKLNQIDK